Proteins encoded within one genomic window of uncultured Draconibacterium sp.:
- a CDS encoding serine hydrolase domain-containing protein, with amino-acid sequence MKTTLSILLAGLFLATACTQQPAETIRETTTEETMELSPVSVLKDGISPEKVLEYRREYSSQDFLVNGDLGTYSFLNTPEFYQTATVYRGAGQVAMLEKDVDESLLTTMTDTDIGKMPLSDLLSNEEARIQGVMVIHDGKIVLEEYPGMRELDKHSWFSASKQLLGLTVHILEEEGLIDLEQTVNHYIPEYDNDDWKRVKVKHLLHHVSGMDYVETNANFMNPDHVLSQVTRYAFASRNEDGGKSAFELLKDVESYIEPGVKYDYASPNTQILGFIIERVTGEKYEDVISERIWTQVGMESDGHYALSAQGEALSAGMFASRLRDMGRFALLYTPSWDKVSDTQIVSNTYWDKVYDNSLADALKRGVETDKSKYFKDGQSHATYQWDLVFDDGDLFKAGRYGQGIYVSPETNTVVVFFASVYINEVYFPGFARQLVQHHYR; translated from the coding sequence ATGAAAACAACATTAAGCATTTTGTTAGCCGGACTATTTTTGGCAACAGCCTGTACTCAGCAGCCTGCAGAAACAATAAGAGAAACAACAACAGAAGAAACAATGGAGCTCTCACCAGTATCAGTTTTAAAAGACGGCATTTCGCCTGAAAAGGTGCTGGAGTACCGCCGGGAATACAGTAGCCAGGATTTTCTTGTAAACGGCGATTTGGGAACCTATAGTTTCTTGAATACTCCGGAGTTTTACCAAACAGCAACCGTTTATCGCGGAGCCGGGCAGGTGGCTATGCTGGAAAAAGATGTGGATGAGTCGCTGTTAACTACCATGACCGATACCGATATAGGAAAAATGCCTTTAAGCGATCTTTTAAGCAACGAAGAAGCACGCATACAGGGTGTGATGGTGATTCACGATGGTAAAATTGTTCTTGAGGAATACCCCGGAATGCGCGAGCTGGACAAACACAGCTGGTTTTCGGCATCGAAACAATTGTTGGGATTAACCGTGCATATTTTGGAAGAGGAAGGATTAATAGACCTGGAACAAACCGTAAATCACTATATCCCGGAATACGATAACGACGATTGGAAACGCGTTAAAGTGAAACATTTATTACATCATGTTTCGGGAATGGATTATGTAGAAACCAATGCGAATTTTATGAATCCTGATCACGTTTTGTCGCAGGTTACCAGGTATGCTTTTGCCTCGCGTAACGAGGATGGTGGTAAATCGGCTTTCGAACTGTTAAAAGACGTGGAGAGTTATATTGAGCCGGGTGTAAAATACGATTACGCTTCGCCAAACACGCAGATACTTGGTTTTATTATCGAGCGTGTTACCGGTGAGAAATACGAGGATGTAATAAGCGAGCGCATCTGGACTCAGGTGGGGATGGAAAGCGATGGTCATTATGCCTTATCGGCACAGGGAGAAGCGCTGTCGGCTGGTATGTTTGCTTCGCGCCTTCGCGATATGGGACGTTTTGCCCTATTGTACACGCCGAGTTGGGACAAGGTATCCGACACGCAAATTGTAAGCAATACCTATTGGGATAAAGTTTATGACAACAGCCTGGCAGATGCACTGAAACGCGGTGTGGAAACCGACAAGTCGAAATACTTTAAAGACGGGCAATCGCATGCTACGTACCAATGGGATTTGGTATTCGACGATGGCGACCTATTTAAAGCCGGCCGATACGGACAGGGAATTTATGTATCGCCCGAAACCAATACAGTGGTGGTTTTTTTCGCAAGTGTGTATATCAACGAGGTGTATTTCCCCGGTTTTGCGCGGCAGCTTGTACAGCACCACTACAGATAA
- a CDS encoding universal stress protein, producing the protein MKVLSKVLWAIDFNSDHEISIEKINRVRSQFGNDLVILHVLPSHIKGAASQKKITKSVEYEIRNKISARLNPVNDQTIAVRVEVGDVADQINKVAKEEKVNLIVLNKGKTSRLGANGFKILRKLQKPVAVLPQSPSDNKKHIVCPVDNSKASSLALKAAILHTRKIDGKLSVISVYRPFNLTSPRLMRAGISEENERKRDYKIFKKEFRAFLKGFDFSNIDGEALILEGNPETEIVKFARQASVLYLGSSGKRALQRTFLGSVSEKVISEVGCIVVNVKTEDVFKLRFLIGSENVETHYNRGNELVKLGFIKEAIVQYKHALKIKNFHLPTIEALVKVYMQLGKKEEARFYGHLKETIVNNIMNRRIEHEIRKAYSLAT; encoded by the coding sequence ATGAAAGTATTAAGTAAAGTATTGTGGGCGATTGATTTCAACAGCGATCATGAAATTTCAATCGAAAAAATCAACAGAGTCAGAAGTCAGTTTGGAAACGATCTGGTAATTTTGCATGTGCTTCCTTCACACATAAAAGGAGCAGCTTCGCAAAAAAAGATTACCAAATCGGTAGAGTATGAAATCCGAAATAAAATTTCAGCACGTTTGAACCCAGTGAATGACCAAACAATTGCAGTACGTGTTGAGGTTGGTGATGTTGCCGACCAGATTAACAAGGTTGCCAAAGAGGAGAAAGTTAATCTGATCGTTCTGAATAAAGGAAAAACGTCCAGACTGGGAGCTAATGGTTTTAAGATTCTGAGAAAATTGCAAAAACCGGTGGCTGTTTTACCTCAATCACCATCGGACAATAAGAAACATATTGTTTGTCCGGTCGATAATTCGAAAGCTTCGTCACTGGCATTAAAAGCTGCCATCTTACATACCCGAAAAATTGACGGCAAACTATCAGTCATTTCAGTTTACAGGCCTTTTAATCTGACATCACCACGATTGATGCGGGCCGGAATTAGTGAAGAAAATGAGCGGAAACGCGATTACAAAATCTTTAAGAAGGAATTTAGAGCATTTTTAAAAGGTTTTGATTTTTCTAATATCGATGGAGAAGCATTAATCCTTGAAGGAAATCCGGAAACGGAGATTGTTAAGTTTGCGCGACAGGCATCGGTTCTTTATCTTGGAAGCTCAGGGAAAAGGGCATTGCAGCGGACTTTTTTGGGATCGGTAAGTGAAAAGGTGATTAGTGAAGTTGGGTGTATTGTAGTTAATGTTAAAACAGAGGACGTTTTTAAATTACGCTTTCTAATCGGTTCTGAAAATGTGGAGACCCATTATAACAGAGGAAATGAATTAGTGAAACTTGGATTCATCAAGGAGGCGATTGTCCAGTATAAGCATGCACTGAAGATTAAGAATTTCCATCTACCAACCATTGAAGCTTTGGTTAAAGTTTATATGCAACTTGGTAAAAAAGAAGAAGCACGTTTTTACGGGCATTTGAAAGAAACGATTGTGAATAACATCATGAACAGAAGAATTGAACATGAAATACGCAAGGCATACAGTTTGGCTACCTAA
- a CDS encoding glycine betaine ABC transporter substrate-binding protein, which yields MNQYSSKTKIIALGLLFAFFASCSTSTNSEDERSLKIVYTDWSESVAITYLSSVLLEEHMDYKVTLKMTDVEEAYLEVANNEADVFTDAWLPETHKQYFDQHKENLEMLGITYPEARTGLVVPAYSELHSMADLKNYTHPIVGIDAGAGVMQKAQKAINKYSPANSLLALSEEKMVEQLGDSIERRKDIVVTGWEPHWIFARYNVRFLDDPDNIFGLKENIYTIATKNLEEDHPNAVRFFERMQLTKKQLNSLVYEIRVSEDPVEGVKKWMEQNEFVVNQWMKNLTKERIKIY from the coding sequence ATGAACCAATATTCATCAAAGACTAAAATTATAGCGCTGGGTTTGTTATTCGCATTTTTTGCTTCATGTAGCACAAGTACGAATTCGGAAGATGAACGTTCGCTTAAAATTGTTTACACCGATTGGTCGGAAAGTGTTGCCATAACCTACTTGTCGTCTGTTTTGCTCGAAGAACATATGGATTACAAGGTTACGCTAAAAATGACCGACGTGGAAGAAGCTTACCTTGAAGTGGCGAACAATGAGGCCGACGTTTTTACCGACGCGTGGTTGCCCGAAACACATAAACAATATTTCGACCAACACAAGGAAAACCTGGAAATGCTGGGAATTACCTATCCCGAAGCACGTACCGGACTTGTTGTACCAGCATACAGCGAGCTACATTCGATGGCCGATCTGAAAAACTATACGCACCCAATTGTTGGAATTGATGCCGGTGCCGGAGTGATGCAAAAGGCACAGAAAGCCATTAACAAATATTCGCCGGCAAACTCTTTACTCGCACTTTCAGAAGAAAAGATGGTTGAACAGTTGGGCGATTCCATCGAGCGAAGAAAAGACATTGTGGTAACCGGCTGGGAACCTCACTGGATATTTGCGCGTTACAATGTTCGTTTTTTAGATGATCCGGATAATATTTTCGGGCTGAAAGAAAACATTTACACCATTGCCACTAAAAATCTCGAAGAAGACCACCCCAATGCAGTTCGTTTCTTCGAGCGTATGCAGCTTACTAAAAAGCAGCTAAACAGCCTGGTTTATGAAATAAGAGTAAGTGAAGATCCTGTAGAAGGCGTTAAAAAATGGATGGAACAAAACGAATTTGTGGTCAACCAGTGGATGAAAAACCTCACCAAAGAACGTATAAAAATTTACTGA
- a CDS encoding DUF3575 domain-containing protein has protein sequence MKKQFVVVLFLCCIMLSVAAQEKETKLENDSVFRINEISLVVTDLIDGSYQIRYERKLSDHLSVGLGTALKTKKGLVSISGIDRERLKTGDITYSGLKLIPDVRYYLNKTQQYQLDGFYFGAYSKYFYFSSNIYGSYITKESKEYELNMDAKINIFSMGLMVGYKLALSNRFILDFLIIGPGTSHQKYKLENNTELPEEFYEDLNNVLENFSLYDFIQSDFRFDFKDRSTNFSTISFRYGLTIGYTF, from the coding sequence ATGAAAAAACAGTTTGTGGTTGTGCTATTTCTTTGTTGTATTATGCTAAGTGTTGCTGCACAAGAGAAGGAGACAAAATTAGAAAATGATTCTGTATTTCGGATTAACGAAATAAGCTTGGTGGTGACGGATTTAATCGATGGAAGTTATCAAATCAGATACGAGCGAAAATTGTCAGATCACCTGTCTGTAGGATTGGGAACAGCACTAAAAACAAAGAAAGGATTGGTAAGTATATCAGGAATTGACAGAGAGCGACTGAAAACAGGAGATATCACCTATTCCGGATTAAAACTTATTCCGGATGTTAGGTATTATCTGAATAAAACTCAACAGTATCAACTTGATGGTTTCTATTTTGGCGCTTACTCCAAATACTTTTATTTTTCCTCCAATATTTATGGTAGCTATATCACTAAAGAGTCAAAAGAATATGAACTTAATATGGATGCAAAGATCAATATCTTTTCGATGGGTTTAATGGTTGGCTACAAGCTGGCTTTAAGCAATCGGTTTATACTCGATTTTCTTATTATTGGCCCGGGAACCAGTCATCAAAAATATAAGCTGGAGAATAACACTGAATTGCCGGAAGAATTTTATGAAGACTTAAACAACGTTTTGGAAAATTTCAGCCTGTACGATTTTATTCAAAGTGATTTTCGTTTTGATTTTAAAGACAGAAGCACTAACTTTTCCACCATATCGTTTCGTTACGGATTAACCATTGGTTATACTTTTTGA
- a CDS encoding aldo/keto reductase encodes MNTLISAIKEFGKDFPADYSIPKRKLGKTNEELSIIGFGGIMLNDNPQEFANELVAKAFDLGVNYFDVAPKYGNAEDRLGPALKPYRKNTFLACKTRQRDAAGAQKDLENSLRKLQTDYFDLYQLHELTTDEEVETVFGKNGALETLVKAKRDGKIKHIGFSAHSVKAALFALKNFDFDSILFPINFACWNAGDFGPQVYAEAEKQGIGILALKAMALTTFGEKEDLIFKNCWYKPIYDELIMKLALRYTLSKKVTAAIPPGEYTLFLKAMEFMQDFNPIAEEETKELLALAKNTRPVFMHG; translated from the coding sequence ATGAATACACTTATTTCTGCCATTAAAGAATTTGGTAAAGATTTCCCGGCCGATTATTCCATTCCCAAACGTAAATTAGGAAAAACTAACGAAGAACTTTCCATTATTGGATTTGGTGGTATAATGCTGAATGATAATCCTCAGGAATTCGCCAATGAACTGGTTGCCAAAGCTTTTGATTTAGGTGTAAATTATTTCGATGTGGCACCCAAATACGGAAACGCGGAAGATCGTCTTGGTCCCGCGCTAAAGCCCTACCGAAAAAATACGTTTCTGGCCTGCAAAACAAGGCAACGCGATGCTGCCGGAGCACAAAAAGATCTGGAAAACTCGCTGAGAAAGCTGCAAACCGATTATTTTGATTTATACCAGTTGCACGAGCTGACTACCGATGAAGAGGTAGAAACCGTTTTTGGTAAAAACGGCGCACTGGAAACCCTGGTAAAAGCCAAAAGAGATGGTAAGATAAAACATATTGGTTTCTCTGCTCATTCGGTAAAAGCAGCTTTATTCGCGCTAAAAAACTTCGATTTCGACTCCATACTTTTTCCCATTAATTTTGCCTGTTGGAATGCCGGCGATTTTGGTCCTCAGGTTTATGCCGAAGCAGAAAAACAGGGCATTGGAATTCTGGCTTTAAAAGCAATGGCACTTACCACATTTGGCGAAAAGGAAGACCTCATCTTTAAAAATTGCTGGTACAAACCAATCTACGACGAACTTATTATGAAACTTGCACTTCGTTACACCCTGTCGAAAAAAGTAACTGCCGCAATTCCACCAGGAGAATACACCCTGTTTTTAAAAGCAATGGAGTTTATGCAGGATTTTAACCCGATTGCAGAAGAGGAGACAAAAGAACTGCTGGCATTGGCCAAAAATACCAGGCCGGTGTTTATGCATGGCTAA
- a CDS encoding AraC family transcriptional regulator: protein MDNLESVYLKIKEGEAKNYFDALKESFGGEISGNVYEVNRGRTRIRLTSYSIIPGFEISTTSATHYTSVVVDRESDDNPELIHLNVIKEGSMTRDYDSHEKRTEADSSKGIFIYNGLFPMKITHPPNALLESIAFKISRQALTELIPEATNTFEALFGSNEPVAYHTHLPAELETLVEDIFVFKKSEFGSKPLVVARSLELFTLLLRSVRKLVDKDELHGLHIDDYNRLLKLKDQLLSSFDQRISVEELAAEFGISVSKLKRDFKTLFNTSVYQFYTHAKMDEAFRRLKTGNFSVMEVGYDLGYQNLSKFSSMFKKIKGINPKEVLPL from the coding sequence ATGGATAACTTGGAAAGTGTATACCTTAAGATTAAAGAAGGTGAAGCAAAAAATTATTTCGATGCCTTGAAGGAAAGCTTTGGCGGAGAGATTTCGGGAAATGTTTATGAAGTAAACAGGGGACGTACACGCATAAGGTTAACATCGTACTCCATTATACCAGGTTTTGAAATCAGCACCACTTCTGCCACACACTACACTTCCGTTGTTGTCGACAGAGAATCGGATGATAATCCTGAATTGATTCATTTAAATGTTATCAAGGAAGGAAGTATGACCAGAGACTACGATAGTCACGAAAAAAGGACCGAAGCAGATAGTAGCAAGGGAATATTTATTTATAATGGTTTATTCCCAATGAAAATAACACATCCTCCCAATGCTTTACTTGAATCGATAGCTTTTAAAATTAGCAGACAGGCTTTAACAGAATTAATTCCTGAAGCAACAAATACATTTGAAGCCTTATTTGGATCTAATGAGCCAGTAGCTTATCACACACATTTACCTGCTGAACTCGAAACACTGGTTGAAGATATTTTTGTTTTCAAAAAAAGCGAATTTGGAAGCAAACCTTTGGTAGTTGCACGGAGCCTTGAATTATTTACCCTCTTACTTCGATCGGTAAGAAAACTTGTAGATAAAGACGAGTTACACGGCCTGCATATTGATGATTACAACCGGCTCTTAAAACTGAAAGATCAGCTGTTATCAAGTTTCGACCAGCGAATTAGTGTGGAAGAACTGGCTGCAGAATTTGGAATTAGTGTATCAAAATTGAAACGGGATTTTAAGACGCTTTTTAACACCTCTGTGTATCAGTTTTACACCCATGCAAAAATGGACGAAGCCTTTCGTCGACTAAAAACAGGTAACTTTTCAGTAATGGAAGTTGGCTACGATCTGGGCTATCAGAATTTATCGAAGTTCTCATCGATGTTTAAAAAGATAAAAGGGATAAATCCTAAGGAAGTTCTGCCTTTATAG
- a CDS encoding serine hydrolase domain-containing protein gives MKTTLSILLAGMFLATACTQQPAETTTKETMEPSPVSILKDGISPEKALEYRREYSSQDFLVNGDLGTYSFLNTPEFYQTATVYRGAGQVAMLEKDVDESLLTTMTDTDIGKMPLSDLLSNEEARIQGVMVIHDGKIVLEEYPGMRELDKHSWFSASKQLVGLTVHILEEEGLIDLEQTVNHYIPEYDSDDWKRIKVKHLLHHVSGMDYVETNANFMNPEHPLSKAITYSLSTRHEDAGESVFELLRNVESYIEPGVKYDYASPNTQILGFIIERVTGEKYEDVISERIWTQVGMESDGHYALSAQGEPLSAALYSSRLRDFGRFAMLFTPSWNVVADQQLVSDTYWDKVYDTTYADALKNGVETDKSKYFNGGQSHATYQWDLVFDDGDLFKAGRYGQGIYVSPETNTVVVYFSSVYMNDVYFPGFARQLIQQHYR, from the coding sequence ATGAAAACGACATTAAGTATTTTATTGGCAGGAATGTTTTTGGCAACCGCTTGCACACAACAACCTGCAGAAACAACAACGAAAGAAACAATGGAACCATCACCTGTATCAATATTAAAAGACGGCATTTCGCCTGAGAAAGCACTGGAGTACCGCCGGGAATACAGTAGCCAGGATTTTCTTGTAAACGGCGATTTGGGAACCTATAGTTTCTTGAATACTCCGGAGTTTTACCAAACAGCAACCGTTTATCGCGGAGCCGGGCAGGTGGCTATGCTGGAAAAAGATGTGGATGAGTCGCTGTTAACTACCATGACCGATACCGATATAGGAAAAATGCCTTTAAGCGATCTTTTAAGCAACGAAGAAGCACGCATACAGGGTGTGATGGTGATTCACGATGGTAAAATTGTTCTTGAGGAATACCCCGGAATGCGCGAGCTGGACAAACACAGCTGGTTTTCGGCATCGAAACAGTTGGTAGGATTAACCGTGCATATTCTGGAAGAAGAAGGATTAATAGACCTGGAACAAACCGTTAACCATTACATTCCGGAATACGATAGCGACGATTGGAAAAGGATAAAAGTAAAACATCTGTTACACCATGTGTCGGGGATGGATTATGTAGAAACCAACGCCAATTTTATGAATCCGGAGCATCCGTTATCAAAAGCCATTACTTATTCGCTGAGTACACGCCACGAAGATGCCGGTGAGTCTGTTTTCGAATTACTCAGGAATGTAGAGAGTTATATTGAGCCCGGTGTAAAATACGATTATGCTTCGCCAAATACACAAATACTGGGCTTTATTATCGAGCGAGTTACCGGTGAAAAATACGAAGATGTAATAAGCGAGCGTATCTGGACACAGGTGGGAATGGAAAGCGATGGTCATTATGCCTTGTCGGCACAGGGAGAACCATTATCCGCAGCCTTGTATTCATCTCGCTTACGCGATTTTGGCCGGTTTGCAATGTTGTTCACTCCTAGCTGGAATGTGGTCGCCGATCAGCAACTTGTAAGCGATACTTATTGGGACAAAGTATATGATACCACATATGCCGATGCATTAAAAAACGGCGTGGAAACCGATAAATCGAAATACTTTAACGGCGGGCAGTCGCATGCCACGTACCAGTGGGATTTGGTATTTGATGATGGTGACTTATTTAAAGCCGGTCGTTACGGGCAGGGTATTTATGTATCGCCCGAAACCAATACAGTGGTGGTTTATTTTTCAAGTGTTTACATGAACGATGTTTATTTCCCCGGTTTTGCGCGGCAGCTTATTCAGCAGCATTACAGGTAA
- a CDS encoding formylglycine-generating enzyme family protein → MYRLFPLFFLVLVVLVSCSSKKESKTSVDGNKQGLSCCDVNSKSRFFAQADSSEIIPQTSGTEGMVFIKGGTFEMGADNNQARPDEYPKHPVKVNNFWMDEHEVTNAQFKKFVDETGYITEAEKDVDWEVMKTQVPQGTPKPAAEMLKAGSMVFTPPSQAVPLNDYSQWWLWVIGANWKHPEGPESTISGRENHPVVHICWNDAMAYCKWAGKRLPTEAEWEFAARGGLENNIYPWGNEHIEDGSPKANSWNGHFPNMNTQKDGFYSTSPVESYGPNPYNLYDMAGNVWEWTADWYDMDYYKSLPTNKVTADPKGPAKSNDARNPYDKRKTIRGGSFLCNDSYCSSYRVAARMPGEIYTGMSHTGFRCVKDE, encoded by the coding sequence ATGTATCGATTATTTCCCTTGTTTTTCTTGGTGCTTGTTGTATTAGTTAGCTGTAGTTCGAAAAAGGAATCAAAAACTTCGGTTGATGGTAATAAGCAGGGCTTATCCTGTTGTGATGTAAATTCAAAATCACGCTTTTTTGCACAGGCCGATTCGTCAGAAATAATTCCGCAAACTTCCGGAACCGAAGGAATGGTTTTTATTAAAGGAGGCACTTTTGAAATGGGGGCCGACAACAACCAGGCACGCCCCGATGAATATCCGAAACACCCTGTAAAAGTGAATAATTTTTGGATGGATGAGCATGAAGTAACCAACGCGCAATTCAAAAAATTTGTGGATGAAACCGGCTATATTACAGAGGCAGAAAAGGATGTAGACTGGGAAGTAATGAAAACACAGGTTCCGCAGGGCACGCCCAAACCAGCAGCAGAAATGCTGAAAGCCGGATCGATGGTTTTTACACCGCCGTCGCAGGCTGTCCCGCTAAACGATTATTCGCAGTGGTGGTTGTGGGTTATTGGTGCCAACTGGAAACATCCTGAAGGACCTGAAAGTACGATCTCAGGTCGTGAAAATCATCCGGTGGTACACATTTGCTGGAACGATGCAATGGCTTATTGCAAATGGGCCGGAAAACGTTTGCCGACTGAGGCCGAGTGGGAATTTGCGGCACGTGGAGGGCTGGAAAATAATATTTATCCGTGGGGAAACGAGCACATTGAAGATGGCTCGCCAAAAGCCAATTCGTGGAATGGACACTTTCCGAATATGAATACGCAAAAAGATGGTTTTTACAGCACATCTCCTGTTGAATCGTATGGCCCTAATCCGTATAACCTTTATGATATGGCCGGAAATGTTTGGGAATGGACAGCCGATTGGTACGATATGGACTACTACAAAAGTTTACCAACCAACAAAGTTACTGCTGATCCGAAAGGACCAGCAAAAAGTAACGATGCACGAAATCCTTACGACAAACGAAAAACCATTCGGGGAGGTTCGTTTTTGTGTAACGATAGTTACTGCTCGAGTTACCGGGTGGCAGCACGTATGCCTGGCGAAATTTACACAGGAATGAGCCACACCGGATTCAGGTGTGTAAAAGACGAGTAG